One Dama dama isolate Ldn47 chromosome 16, ASM3311817v1, whole genome shotgun sequence DNA window includes the following coding sequences:
- the LOC133071415 gene encoding dnaJ homolog subfamily C member 8-like: MAAPGQSGASGGGGSTEEAFMTFYSEVKQIEKRDSVLTSKNQIERLTRPGSSYFNLNPFEVLQIDPEVIDEEIKKRFRQLSILVHPDKNQDDADRAQKAFEAVDKAYKLLLDQEQKKRALDVIQAGKEYVEHTLKEPKRQLKKEGKPTNVEEDDPELFKQAVYKQTVKLFAELEIKRKEREAKEMHERKRQREEEIEAQEKAKREREWQKNFEESRDGRVDSWRNFQANTKGKKEEKNRTFLRPPKVKMEQLSDRQGSRPRTFPDCLPSALKDSFFPPIFTPT; this comes from the coding sequence ATGGCGGCTCCAGGACAGAGCGGGGCTTCAGGTGGAGGAGGCAGCACGGAGGAAGCATTTATGACCTTCTACAGTGAGGTGAAACAAATAGAGAAGAGAGATTCAGTTCTAACGTCCAAAAATCAGATTGAAAGATTGACTCGTCCTGGTTCCTCCTACTTCAATTTGAACCCGTTTGAGGTTCTTCAGATAGATCCTGAAGtgatagatgaagaaataaaaaagaggttTCGGCAGTTATCCATACTGGTGCATCCTGACAaaaatcaagatgatgctgacaGAGCACAAAAGGCTTTTGAAGCTGTGGACAAAGCTTACAAGTTGCTACTGGATCAGGAACAAAAGAAGAGGGCCCTGGATGTAATTCAGGCAGGAAAAGAATACGTGGAGCACACCTTGAAAGAGCCAAAAAGGCaattaaagaaggaaggaaagcctACAAATGTGGAGGAGGATGACCCTGAGCTGTTCAAACAAGCAGTATACAAACAGACAGTGAAACTCTTTGCTGAGTtggaaattaaaaggaaagagagagaagccaaAGAGATGCATGAAAGGAAGCGACAACGGGAGGAAGAGATTGAAGCTCAAGAAAAAGCCAAACGAGAAAGGGAGTGGCAGAAAAATTTTGAGGAAAGTCGAGATGGTCGCGTGGACAGCTGGCGAAACTTCCAAGCCAATacgaaaggaaagaaagaggagaaaaaccgGACCTTCCTGAGACCACCAAAAGTAAAAATGGAGCAGCTGAGTGACCGCCAAGGGTCACGGCCCAGAACCTTCCCCGACTGTCTCCCTTCTGCTTTGAAGGACTCATTCTTTCCTCCCATTTTCACCCCAACATAG